One segment of Mycobacterium spongiae DNA contains the following:
- a CDS encoding cytochrome P450 yields the protein MPAASETVTFFGAESIQDPYPLYERMRAAGPVQRIADSDFYAACGWDAVHEAVNRAEDFSSNLTATMTYTAEGKVEPFEMDRLGGSTHVLATADDPAHAVHRKLLVRHLAAKRIRVMERFATETAERLWVDGLELGRIEWMGAMANRLPMMVVAQLIGVPSADVDQLVKWGYAATQLLEGLVDEDQLAAAGVAALELSGYITEQLGRAAADPQDNLLGELARACASGEVDALTATLIMVTLFAAGGESTASLLGSAAWILATRPDIQQRVRSDPELLGPFIEETLRYESPFRGHYRHVRNDTILGGVELSAGSHLLLLWGAANRDPAQFETPEEFRLDRPGGKGHISFGKGAHFCVGAALARLEAQIVLRLLLDRTSVIEVAERGRWLPSILVRRLASLELAVR from the coding sequence ATGCCAGCCGCTAGCGAGACTGTCACGTTTTTTGGTGCGGAATCTATACAGGATCCGTACCCGCTCTACGAGCGCATGCGCGCCGCGGGTCCCGTCCAGCGCATCGCAGACTCGGACTTCTATGCCGCGTGCGGTTGGGATGCGGTCCACGAGGCCGTCAATCGTGCCGAGGACTTTTCGTCGAATCTGACCGCCACGATGACGTACACGGCCGAGGGCAAGGTTGAGCCGTTCGAGATGGACCGACTGGGCGGGTCAACCCACGTGCTGGCCACCGCCGACGATCCGGCCCACGCGGTGCATCGCAAGCTTCTGGTGCGTCACCTGGCCGCCAAGCGGATCCGCGTCATGGAGCGGTTCGCCACCGAGACCGCTGAGCGGCTTTGGGTCGACGGCCTCGAACTTGGGCGCATCGAGTGGATGGGCGCCATGGCCAACCGCCTGCCCATGATGGTGGTTGCTCAACTGATCGGCGTGCCCTCCGCCGACGTCGACCAGTTGGTCAAGTGGGGATACGCGGCCACCCAGCTACTCGAAGGCCTGGTCGATGAGGATCAGCTCGCTGCCGCGGGCGTCGCTGCGCTAGAGCTCAGCGGTTACATCACCGAGCAACTGGGTCGGGCCGCTGCCGATCCCCAGGACAACCTGCTGGGCGAGCTGGCGAGAGCCTGCGCATCGGGGGAGGTAGACGCTCTCACAGCCACCCTGATCATGGTCACCTTGTTCGCCGCAGGGGGTGAGTCCACTGCATCCCTGCTGGGCAGCGCGGCGTGGATTCTGGCAACCCGTCCCGATATCCAGCAACGGGTGCGCAGCGATCCGGAGCTGCTCGGACCATTCATCGAGGAAACTCTGCGCTACGAATCGCCGTTTCGCGGCCACTACCGCCACGTGCGAAATGACACCATCCTCGGTGGCGTCGAGCTGTCCGCGGGCTCGCACCTTTTGTTGTTGTGGGGGGCGGCCAACCGGGATCCCGCACAGTTCGAGACGCCGGAGGAGTTCCGCCTCGACCGCCCCGGAGGCAAGGGCCACATCAGTTTCGGGAAAGGGGCACACTTCTGCGTCGGCGCTGCGCTCGCCCGTTTGGAGGCTCAGATCGTCTTGCGGCTGCTGCTCGATCGCACGTCAGTGATCGAGGTAGCCGAACGGGGACGCTGGCTGCCGAGCATTCTGGTGCGCCGCCTCGCGTCCCTGGAGTTGGCGGTACGGTAG
- a CDS encoding DUF6941 family protein, protein MKVNIFLADAAQAEGNSGKIHALGLGWRQCQTPTPPFALVVFLDIDWDETNKPHKLTCQLLTTDGEPVIVSGPQGPQRILFEAAAEAGRAPGAIHGTSVRMPLTLNIPAGIPLEPGIYEWRVEVEGFAMATAVEAFVVANAAAAPPPPE, encoded by the coding sequence ATGAAGGTCAACATCTTTCTCGCGGACGCAGCCCAAGCAGAGGGCAATTCGGGCAAGATCCATGCTCTCGGGCTAGGTTGGCGGCAATGCCAGACGCCCACTCCCCCTTTCGCTTTGGTGGTGTTTCTGGATATCGACTGGGACGAGACCAACAAACCGCACAAGCTGACATGCCAACTTCTGACCACCGATGGCGAGCCTGTAATAGTGTCTGGACCACAGGGGCCACAGCGGATCCTCTTCGAAGCGGCAGCCGAAGCCGGCCGCGCGCCGGGGGCAATCCATGGCACGTCGGTGCGAATGCCTCTCACACTCAACATTCCGGCCGGGATCCCCTTGGAGCCAGGGATTTACGAGTGGCGGGTCGAGGTGGAAGGTTTCGCGATGGCCACGGCTGTCGAGGCGTTTGTTGTGGCGAACGCGGCCGCCGCGCCCCCACCACCCGAATAG
- a CDS encoding DUF4407 domain-containing protein, translating into MCAHEFPERRSAASRAEGVLAWLGGGHWRELGERHERSTHAVTGAVVLLGAALAWLVASLAVSESTHGPTSVPMLLIVALTLVFGLLVGAIARGTASGAARGWLGLAGRAAVAAAVGVIVGEFASLVIFSGSIDRRLDEQALHSADSTPAVAQASAALDQTREVRASLDNAVDQAREHLDQALVVARCEYHPTPACPQTRITGVPGRGPETRTANELLADARNELDNAMAARDREVPALDFKAAHDEQALAEARDAVVANAGRGLGARWVAMNDLTTGRGGDQAGSAGALMLRLLTIAFFVLLYLLPLILRLWRGETTHDRHATARAERERAELEADTAIAVKRAEVRRAAEIMWAEHQLAQTRLAIEAQVEIDREEQRRRVVEALEGPVRAVSQRAVDPVEEDVDPVEEEMYLPIAAEAEAASREVAALPAGTHDACADVAENLPAQIESEGEVEPRADRGALAIPSIPDATKAAARWMRPLVPPFVARVIDNTTAPFRSARQVFEEVEEIAFSLKRTHKVTVNSESSDAGDEPSATSPAVESPVRSNRIESSRGQASTGEHSRLDAREERRLGQVTANDVTGLSLASAGRDSRRELSKHDGPQELRSPEGPRELPPST; encoded by the coding sequence ATGTGCGCCCACGAATTTCCTGAGCGGCGCTCGGCCGCATCCCGGGCCGAGGGCGTACTCGCCTGGCTCGGCGGCGGACACTGGCGCGAGCTCGGCGAGCGCCACGAGCGGTCCACTCATGCCGTGACAGGCGCGGTTGTGCTCCTCGGCGCCGCGCTGGCCTGGCTGGTCGCCAGCCTGGCGGTGAGTGAGTCGACCCACGGGCCGACGTCGGTCCCCATGTTGTTGATCGTCGCGCTGACCCTCGTCTTCGGCTTGCTGGTGGGGGCGATAGCCCGTGGAACGGCTAGTGGCGCTGCTCGCGGCTGGCTTGGCCTCGCAGGACGTGCTGCGGTCGCCGCGGCTGTCGGTGTCATCGTCGGCGAGTTCGCTTCGCTGGTCATCTTTTCCGGTTCGATCGACCGCCGTCTCGACGAGCAAGCCCTGCATAGTGCCGACTCGACGCCCGCAGTCGCGCAGGCGTCGGCCGCCCTCGACCAGACGCGCGAAGTGCGCGCTTCCCTGGACAACGCTGTCGACCAAGCCCGCGAGCACCTGGACCAAGCCCTCGTCGTCGCACGCTGCGAATACCATCCGACACCGGCCTGTCCGCAAACCCGCATCACCGGCGTTCCGGGCCGAGGGCCCGAAACCCGAACGGCGAATGAGCTTCTCGCCGATGCACGCAATGAACTGGACAACGCGATGGCGGCTCGTGATCGCGAAGTGCCCGCGTTGGACTTCAAAGCAGCCCACGATGAGCAGGCCCTGGCCGAGGCGCGCGATGCCGTGGTGGCGAATGCGGGTCGCGGCTTGGGCGCACGCTGGGTCGCGATGAACGACCTGACGACCGGTCGTGGCGGGGATCAGGCCGGCAGCGCGGGCGCCTTGATGTTGCGGCTGCTGACGATCGCCTTCTTTGTACTGCTCTACCTACTGCCGCTGATTCTGCGACTCTGGCGCGGCGAGACGACCCACGATCGGCACGCGACCGCGCGTGCGGAGCGCGAACGGGCGGAGCTAGAGGCCGACACGGCGATCGCGGTCAAGCGGGCCGAAGTGCGCCGCGCCGCCGAAATCATGTGGGCCGAGCACCAACTCGCCCAGACCCGCCTCGCCATCGAAGCTCAGGTGGAAATCGACCGCGAAGAGCAACGCCGTCGAGTCGTGGAAGCGCTCGAAGGCCCCGTGCGCGCCGTGTCGCAGCGTGCCGTCGACCCAGTGGAGGAAGACGTGGACCCAGTGGAGGAAGAGATGTATCTGCCCATCGCCGCCGAAGCGGAGGCAGCCAGCCGGGAAGTGGCCGCATTGCCTGCTGGGACACACGACGCCTGTGCCGACGTGGCGGAGAACCTTCCGGCACAGATCGAGTCCGAGGGCGAGGTTGAGCCCCGTGCCGACCGGGGGGCACTCGCCATTCCTTCGATTCCGGACGCCACCAAGGCCGCCGCCCGCTGGATGCGTCCACTGGTGCCGCCGTTCGTCGCGCGGGTCATCGACAACACGACGGCCCCGTTCCGTTCCGCCCGGCAGGTGTTCGAGGAGGTCGAAGAGATCGCGTTTTCCTTGAAGCGAACCCACAAGGTGACAGTCAATTCTGAGAGCTCCGACGCCGGTGATGAGCCGTCAGCGACATCCCCGGCTGTCGAGTCCCCTGTTCGCTCCAACCGGATCGAATCATCACGCGGCCAGGCCAGCACCGGCGAGCATAGCCGCCTGGACGCGCGTGAGGAACGGCGCTTAGGGCAGGTGACCGCGAACGATGTGACGGGCCTTTCGCTGGCGTCGGCCGGGCGCGACAGCCGACGCGAGCTGAGCAAACACGACGGACCACAGGAGTTACGGTCACCCGAGGGTCCGCGCGAGTTGCCTCCTTCGACGTAG
- the malQ gene encoding 4-alpha-glucanotransferase, with protein sequence MTELAGSLVELVRRFGIATEYADWTGRQVRVSESTLVAVLAALGVSARTEEQRDAALAAQLRAYWSRPLPPTIVGRGEQTSFWAHVTHGAPAEVWLRLEDGTERTDVAQVDNFTPPFDLDGRWIGEASFVLPHDLPLGYHRVHLRSGDYQTSSALIVAPDWLGLPKRLGTGRAWGLSTQLYSVRSRQSWGIGDLTDLADLALWSASQHGADYVLVNPLHAAAPTTPMEPSPYLPTSRRFVNPLYLRVEAIPEFTDLPKRGRVRRLRARARERAEDLDTIDRDSAWAAKREALKLIHGVPRSAGRELAYAAFRAREGRALDDFATWCALAERHGDDWHGWPTSLRHPDAEGVGEFVDKYADAVDFHRWLQWQLDEQLAAAQSHAVRAGMSLGIMGDLAVGVHPNGADAWALQDALASGVTAGAPPDEFNQLGQNWSQPPWRPDRLDEQEYRPFRSLIQAVLRHAGGVRIDHIMGMFRLWWIPDGVAPTEGTYVRYDHEAMIGIVALEAHRAGAVVVGEDLGTVEPWVRDYLMSRGLLGTSILWFELAQGAPLAAERWREYCLSSVTTHDLPPTAGYLAGDHVRLREALGLLTRPVDTELESDRAERAAWIAELRRVGLLAAGAEPSADETVLALYRYLGRTPSRLLAVALTDAVGDRRTQNQPGTTDEYPNWRVPLTGPDGRPMLLEDIFSDPRAATLAEAMRVNTAPAAVRRRSGCAAEP encoded by the coding sequence ATGACTGAGCTCGCTGGATCGTTGGTCGAACTGGTCCGGCGATTCGGTATCGCCACCGAGTACGCGGATTGGACCGGTCGCCAGGTGCGCGTCTCCGAGAGCACGCTGGTGGCTGTTCTCGCTGCTCTCGGCGTTTCCGCGCGGACCGAAGAGCAACGCGATGCAGCCCTTGCGGCGCAGCTGAGGGCCTATTGGTCGCGTCCGTTGCCGCCCACCATTGTGGGGCGCGGCGAACAGACCAGCTTCTGGGCACATGTCACTCACGGAGCACCCGCCGAAGTATGGTTGCGTCTCGAGGACGGCACCGAACGCACAGATGTGGCGCAGGTCGACAACTTCACCCCTCCGTTCGATCTTGACGGACGCTGGATCGGCGAAGCCAGCTTTGTCCTCCCCCATGACCTGCCGCTCGGCTATCACCGCGTGCATCTACGTTCCGGCGACTATCAGACCAGCAGTGCCCTCATTGTGGCGCCGGATTGGCTCGGGCTGCCGAAACGCCTGGGAACCGGTCGCGCCTGGGGCCTGAGCACCCAGCTTTACAGCGTGCGTTCGCGACAGTCATGGGGAATCGGCGATCTCACCGATCTGGCCGACCTTGCGCTGTGGTCAGCCAGCCAACACGGCGCCGACTATGTGCTGGTCAATCCGTTGCACGCGGCGGCGCCCACAACACCCATGGAACCGTCGCCGTACCTGCCCACGTCGCGCCGCTTCGTCAACCCGCTCTACCTGCGGGTCGAGGCAATCCCCGAGTTCACCGATCTACCCAAGCGTGGCCGCGTGCGGCGGTTGCGCGCGCGAGCACGAGAGCGGGCCGAGGACCTTGACACCATCGATCGCGATAGCGCGTGGGCGGCCAAGCGCGAGGCCCTCAAGCTGATACATGGTGTGCCGCGGTCGGCAGGTCGCGAGCTGGCGTATGCGGCCTTCCGTGCCCGCGAGGGTCGCGCGCTTGACGACTTTGCTACCTGGTGCGCCCTAGCCGAGAGACACGGCGACGACTGGCACGGGTGGCCCACATCGCTGCGGCACCCCGATGCCGAGGGTGTCGGTGAGTTCGTCGACAAATATGCCGATGCGGTCGATTTCCACCGTTGGCTGCAGTGGCAGCTCGACGAGCAGCTCGCTGCGGCACAGTCACATGCGGTGCGCGCGGGGATGTCGCTGGGCATCATGGGAGACCTCGCGGTCGGAGTGCACCCTAATGGTGCCGATGCCTGGGCTCTGCAGGACGCGCTGGCGTCGGGTGTGACCGCCGGCGCCCCGCCCGACGAGTTCAACCAATTGGGCCAGAACTGGTCACAACCGCCGTGGCGGCCGGACCGGCTCGATGAGCAGGAGTATCGCCCCTTCCGTTCACTGATCCAGGCGGTGCTACGGCACGCCGGCGGGGTACGCATCGACCACATCATGGGAATGTTCCGGTTGTGGTGGATACCCGATGGTGTTGCGCCCACCGAAGGTACATATGTGCGCTACGACCACGAAGCGATGATCGGCATCGTTGCCCTCGAAGCGCACCGAGCGGGGGCAGTGGTGGTCGGCGAGGACCTCGGCACGGTCGAGCCGTGGGTCCGCGACTACCTGATGTCGCGCGGCTTGCTGGGCACCTCGATTCTGTGGTTTGAGTTGGCACAGGGGGCTCCGCTGGCGGCCGAACGCTGGCGGGAGTACTGCTTGTCGTCGGTTACCACTCACGACCTGCCGCCGACTGCCGGCTACCTGGCCGGCGACCATGTGCGGTTGCGGGAAGCCCTGGGGTTGTTGACCCGCCCGGTGGACACCGAACTCGAATCCGACCGGGCCGAGCGGGCAGCCTGGATCGCCGAGCTGCGCCGAGTCGGCCTGCTGGCAGCCGGTGCCGAGCCCAGTGCGGACGAGACCGTACTGGCTCTCTACCGCTACCTGGGTCGCACGCCGTCGCGGTTGCTCGCAGTGGCACTTACCGACGCGGTCGGCGACCGCCGGACACAGAATCAGCCGGGCACCACCGATGAGTACCCGAACTGGCGGGTGCCGCTGACCGGCCCCGATGGCCGGCCGATGCTGCTCGAGGACATCTTCTCCGATCCCCGAGCGGCCACCCTGGCCGAGGCAATGCGGGTCAACACCGCCCCCGCGGCTGTCCGACGCCGGTCCGGCTGTGCCGCAGAACCCTAG
- the eccB gene encoding type VII secretion protein EccB, with product MAEESRGQRGSGYGLGLSTRTQVTGYQFLARRTAMALTRWRVRMEIEPGRRQTLAVVASVSAALVICLGALLWSFISPSGQIDDSPIIADRSSGALYVRVGDRLYPALNLASARLITGRADNPHQVRTSQIDTLPHGPLVGIPGAPSEFAPKSPPASSWLVCDTVATSSGVGAPQGVTVTVIDGTPDLTGHRHQLIGSDAVVLRYGGDAWVIREGRRSRIEPTNRSVLLPLGLTPEQVSQAKPMSRALYDAVPVGPELLVPQVPDVGDPATFPGAPGPVGTILVTPQISGPQQYSLVLADGVQTLPPLVAQVMQNAGGPGNAKPLTVEPSALAKMPVVNHLDLSAYPDEPLNVLDIRENPSTCWWWERTGGENRARVKVVSGPTLPIAQSEMNKIVTLVKADTTGRQADQVYFGPDYGNFVAVTGNHPGAQTMESLWWLTYAGARFGVEDTRESREALGLTLSPSLAPWVALRLLPQGPTLSRADALVEHDTLPIDMTPSELVVPK from the coding sequence GTGGCTGAAGAGAGCCGCGGACAGCGGGGGTCTGGCTATGGCCTCGGGTTGTCGACGCGGACCCAGGTAACGGGTTACCAGTTCCTGGCGCGTCGAACCGCAATGGCCTTGACCCGTTGGCGTGTGCGTATGGAGATCGAGCCGGGCCGGCGGCAAACGTTAGCTGTGGTGGCCTCGGTGTCAGCCGCGTTGGTGATTTGCCTGGGGGCGCTGCTGTGGTCGTTCATCAGCCCGTCCGGCCAGATAGATGATTCACCGATAATCGCTGACCGCAGCTCCGGCGCTCTCTACGTCCGGGTGGGTGACAGGTTGTACCCGGCGCTGAATTTGGCCTCGGCCCGCCTGATTACCGGACGGGCCGACAATCCCCACCAGGTTCGGACAAGCCAGATCGATACCTTGCCGCACGGACCGCTGGTAGGCATCCCAGGTGCCCCGTCAGAATTCGCCCCGAAGAGCCCACCTGCGTCGTCGTGGCTGGTGTGCGACACCGTGGCCACCTCCTCGGGTGTCGGAGCACCGCAGGGCGTGACGGTGACGGTTATCGATGGAACCCCGGACCTCACCGGCCATCGCCACCAGTTGATCGGTTCGGACGCGGTGGTGTTGCGCTACGGCGGTGATGCCTGGGTCATCCGGGAGGGGCGCCGCTCGCGCATCGAGCCGACCAACCGCTCGGTGCTGTTGCCGCTGGGTTTGACACCGGAGCAGGTCAGCCAGGCGAAGCCAATGAGCCGGGCGCTCTACGATGCCGTGCCCGTGGGGCCCGAATTGCTGGTACCCCAAGTACCGGATGTGGGAGATCCGGCGACCTTCCCGGGTGCGCCCGGCCCGGTCGGGACGATCCTCGTCACACCGCAAATCAGTGGGCCGCAACAGTATTCGTTGGTGCTGGCCGACGGCGTGCAAACGCTTCCGCCGTTGGTCGCCCAGGTCATGCAGAACGCCGGTGGCCCGGGCAACGCCAAACCGTTGACGGTCGAGCCCTCAGCCCTGGCAAAGATGCCGGTGGTCAATCATCTGGATCTGTCTGCATATCCCGACGAGCCGTTGAACGTGCTCGACATCCGGGAGAATCCGTCGACCTGCTGGTGGTGGGAACGGACCGGCGGGGAGAACCGAGCCCGTGTGAAAGTGGTGTCTGGGCCGACTCTTCCGATCGCACAATCGGAGATGAACAAGATCGTCACGCTGGTGAAGGCCGACACGACCGGCCGCCAGGCCGACCAGGTCTACTTCGGCCCCGACTATGGGAACTTCGTGGCCGTTACCGGCAACCATCCGGGCGCCCAAACAATGGAATCTCTGTGGTGGCTGACCTATGCGGGCGCCCGGTTCGGGGTGGAAGATACAAGAGAGTCACGCGAGGCGCTGGGTCTGACCCTGTCGCCGAGCTTGGCGCCCTGGGTGGCGCTGCGGCTGTTGCCGCAGGGCCCGACGCTTTCGCGAGCAGATGCATTGGTGGAACACGACACGCTACCGATAGACATGACCCCTTCAGAGTTGGTGGTACCAAAGTGA